The Clostridiales bacterium FE2011 sequence TCCAGGTACTTTTTGGAAATGTTCTGGCGCTTCGCAATTTCATTCAGGGAAATATATCCTGCCTGCTGGTGCTCTGCAAGGTCAAGAAGAAAACGAAGTGCATAACGGCCTTTTGTGGAAATCTTCATCGTCATTACCTCACAATCTTATAACCCCATATTACCATCTATTTTGTAGGAATTCAATAGTGGAAGCAAAAGCAAGGAGAAACAGATGACAATACAGCAACTGAAATATGTGATCGCCATCTCGGAAGCCGGTTCTTACAACAAGGCTGCGGATCTGCTGTACCTTTCACAGCCGACGCTGACCAATTCCGTCCGGGAGCTGGAGAAGGACCTGGGCATTACCATCTTCAACCGCGGCGGCCGGGGCGTATCCCTGACGAATGACGGCGTTGAATTTGTCCATTATGCGAAACAGGTGGCACAGCAATATGAGCGCCTGCTGGAGAAATACGGCAAGGACGGAAAGCTGAAAAAGAAATTCGGCATCTCCGCACAGCATTATTCCTTCGCAGTCAAAAGCTTTGTGGAAATGGTGAAGGAATTCGATACGGAAGAATATGAATTCGCGATCCGGGAAACAAAAACCAGTGAGGTCATTGATGATGTCTCCACCGGAAGAAGCGAAATCGGTATCCTCTACCTGAGTGATTTCAACCGAAAGGCTATCCAGAAAATCCTGCGGACCAACAGTCTGGAGTTTCATCATCTGATCGACTGCAATGCTTATGTCTATTTATGGAAAGGCCACCCGCTTGCCGGCAGGAAATCCATCCGGTTCGGAGATCTCGTGGATTATCCGTGCCTTTCCTTTGAGCAGGGAGCAAATGGCTCCTTCTACTACGCGGAGGAAATTCTGAGCACCAACGAGTATCCCCGGACAATCAAAGTCAACGACCGGGCAACAATGCTGAATCTCATGGTCGGACTGAACGGGTATACGCTCTGTTCCGGCATCATCTGCGAGGAGCTGAACGGTTCCGATCATATCGCTGTCCCCTTTGAAACAGACGGAGATCCGGCCGGAAGCAGAATGGAAATCGGGTTTATCGTAAAGGAAAACATGATCCTGAGCCGGATGGGTCAGCTGTATATTGAAAAGCTTCGCAAATACTTGGAAAACAAGTCACAGAGTGAAAAGCAGCACAAGTGAGTTATAGCCGGAGGCTATTACCTATTATTCCTATATGATATTAGACAAATGTGTGAACGTCATGTACAATACGGTCATACTTTTGAAGGGAGGAACGGGGCATGTCACTGAAGCAGACTGGCACACGAATGGGCATGTGTTTATGTACGATGCGGTTCAGCGTTTCCCGGATCGGCCGATGTTGCACGTCCCGAATGTGACAGCTCAACAAAAAGGTTCAGATAAGCGGAACGCTGGAAGTATGTGTAAGACTTCCATTTTTTATACTCATTTTACGGTTTGGAGGGCACTCGATTGATTCAATTCCTTAGTCTCGTTCTCAGCTTCATCTTCCTCTTCTTTGCCGGAAGCATCCGGAGTGCAGAACCCGGTGATTGCTGCGGCCGGGAAGGAACGAACAGCTGCTGTCAGCAGGAAGCCGTGAAAGAGACTGTTTCAGAAAAAACTCCGGACTGCTGCATTCCGGAAGCGGCGAAGGAAAACACTTCGGAAAACGCTCCCGACTGTTGCAGCCAGGAAAACCGGGAAACAGAAAGCTGCTGTCAGGAGGAAAGCCATGAAAAGAGCCTTCCGGATAATATTCCTGACTGCTGCGGAACCTGATCACACCGGCTTACAGGCAGACTGAAAAAGATTGAAAGGATGATTTTCCATGAAAAAGATTGTTGCAATTGCCGCGCTTCTGGCGCTGGTGCTTACGCTGGCCGTTCCGGCCGGTGCGGAAAACGCCGCTGTTGAAAAGGCTGATTTCGGCCTGGGCTACCTGAACTCCACCGCTCACCTGCTCGGCTTCATCGCCAAAGAGGAGGGCTACTTTGAGGAAGAAGGCCTGAACGTTACCCTGACGCAGTTCTCCAGTGCGTCCGAACTGGCCACCGGCCTGATCTCCGGCAAACTGGATGTCGCGTTCATCGGTTCCGTTCCGATCCTCTCCTTCCAGAGCCAGGGCCAGGATCTTTCCATCTTCGGCGGCGCAATGACAAACGGCCACGGATATGTGATCAAGCCCGAATATACGGAGGGCCTGGAAGACTGGGATGTTTCCATCTTGAAAGACCGCAATGTGGCTTCCGTCAAAAACAGTGTCCAGGACGCTGAACTGCAGATCCTCCTGAAAAACGCCGGCATTGAAATCGGCGAGGGCGAAGGCCAGGTGCACATCATCTACTTCGACAGCCAGAAGGATGCCTTCAACGCCCTGCAGAACGGCTCTATCGACGCAGCTTCCGTTTATTCTCCCTACGCCTCACTGGCCAAGGGCCTGGGATATGAAATTGTGTATCGCTGCTCCGAGGAGGAGGCCCTGAAGAACCAGCCCTGCTGCCGTCAGGTCGCGCCGACCGCAGCGCTGGCGGATTACCCCAACGCCTATAACGCGTTCGAGCGTGCCCTGATCAAGGCTTACAAGTTCTCTCAGGACCATCAGGATGAATCCATCCGGGATATCAAGCAATACATCGACATTGATGAAGACTATATCAGAACTGAGGTCTACGGCGGATACGGCACTTCCGTTCCCGATCCGGACAAACAGGGAACGGTCGCGCTCAAGGCTTCCATTGTTGAACTGGGTTACATTCAGGACTATGACATAGATCCCCTCTACAACACGGCGGTCTATGACAAGGCTCTTGCCAGCATCCTGGCAGAGTTCCCCGACGATCCTGTTTACCAGTCCCTGAAGGAGCACTTTGATCTGTACGAGTAATCCGTTCATTTCACGGGACGGGAGAAACGCTCTTCCGTCCCGTCTCTCTGTAACACACCAGCGGAAAACGAACTGTGAGGTGAAACACATGAGTAAGATCGAGATCAGCCATTTGTCCGTGGATTACACAGAAAAGAATAAGCACTTTACGGCACTGAATGACGTATCCTTCTCTGTGGAAAACGGCGAATTCGTCAGTGTGATCGGATCCAGCGGTTGCGGAAAAAGCACCCTGCTCAGCATCCTGGAAGGCATCAGGCATCCTTCCGAAGGTTCCATCCTGATCGACGGAGAGCCGGTCAGGGGCACAGGGAATGACCGCGGTGTGGTCTTCCAGAACTATTCCCTTTTCCCCTGGATGACCGCCAGAAAGAACGTGGCTTTCGGGGTAAAGCAGGCCCGGCCGAAGCTTTCCAAAGCAGAGCGCTTCAGGGTGGCGGATGAATTCCTGGACCGGGTCGGCCTGGATGCCTTCAAGGGCAAGTATCCTTCCCAGCTTTCCGGCGGCATGCAGCAGCGCGTGGCGATTGCCCGGGCCCTGGCCATGGATACGGACATCCTGCTCATGGATGAACCCTTCGGCGCGATTGACGCCAAAAACCGGACCATTCTCCAGGAGCTTCTGCTCAAGCTGTGGGAAGGCGACGGAAAAACGGCAAAGAAAACCGTCCTGTTTGTCACCCATGATATTGATGAGGCCATTCTGCTGTCAGACCGTATTGTCATGATGTCAGCAAGCCCGGGCCGCGTGTATAAGGAGATCATCGTGCCCTTCTCCCGGCCCCGGAATCGCTCTGAACTGGTCCAGACGCCGGAGTACAGTGCCTTCCGTAACAGGCTGCTTTCCCTCTTCTATGGGGATATCGGGGACAAAATCGGCGGAGATGAGGTGGTGTTGTAATGAGTTTGGGGAAACGCTTCCTCAGGGTCACGAATCTCCTGTTCCTGATCCTGGTTGCCGTGCAGTTCCTGCCGGACAGGACCGCCAAGCCGGCTGAATGCCTCAACGTGCTCTGGTTCGCCATAGGGCTGGAAATCCTTGTGCTGATTGTGTCCGCGCTGATCAAGAAGCCGGAAGGCCTGGCGCTGTTTCTCGACATCATCGGCTTTGTGTATGTCTTCCTGATCCTGTGGACCCTGGCTTCCGCAAAGCTGATGTGGCTGAAGGAAACGCTCTTTCCGCCGCCCGGCAGGGTTTTCGCCCAGTTCATCACTGATTTCCCGAAGATCATGGTGAATATCCAGAGTTCGCTTTCCATCATCATCCAGGGTTACCTGCTGGCCGCGCTCGTTTCCATTCCGCTGGGGCTGCTCCTCGGCTGGAAAGCGCGGGTAGGCAATGCCGCCACTTATATTTCCAAGTTTCTGAGCGCCATTCCGCCGATTGTCTACATTCCTTACGGTATTGCGCTCCTGCCCACCTTCCGTTCCGTTTCCGTCATGGTAATCTTTCTCGCCACCTTCTGGCCGGTGCTGGCCAGCACAATGAGCGGGGTGCTGAATGTAGAACAGAAGATCATCGATTCAGCCCGGGTACTGAATGTGAATCCCTTCACAATGCTGTTTTCCGTGATTCTTCCCGCTTCCCTGCCGCAGATCTTCATCGGCTGCAACCAGGGCCTGACGGTTTCCTTCATTCTGCTGACCTCAGCCGAAATGATCGGCGCCCGGGACGGTCTGGGATATTACGTCAAGAATTACTCCGATTTCGGTGACTATACGAGAACCATTCTCGGAATCATTGTCATCGGTATCGTGGTTGTCGCAATCTCATTCCTTTTCAATAAGCTGCAGCAGCACCTGCTTCGGTGGAAGAAATAAGAGGAGGACTTATGACAGAGATCTTATGGCACGGAAGAGGCGGCCAGGGGGCCTTCACTGCCGCCAGGCTGCTGGGTGCGGCTTATGTTGCGGAAAGCGACGGCTTTTACGCGCTGGCGTTTCCCTCCTTCGGTCCTGAACGGCGGGGCGCACCGATCCGGGCGTTTACCAAGCTCAGCGATTCTCCTGTCGGAGACCGGAGCCAGGTGGTCAGGGCGGATTACAGCATCTACCTGGATGATACGCTTTTCACAGACGCTGCTTTTGATGAGCTGAAGGAAAACGGAAAAATCATCCTGAACACCCGGCGGAAAGTTGATGATGAACGGGTCATCACCCTGGATGGAACCGCGATCGCGCAGGAGATCCTGCATATGCCGATCACCAACACCATCATGCTGGGCGCCTTCGCGGCGGTTTCCGGAATTGTCTCCGCCGGCGCTGTAGAGCAGGCCATCCAGGAGAATATGCCGGAAAAACTGCAAATCCGGAATATTGCCGCCATCAACGCGGCGATCAGGGAGGTGGCCGGATGAAACCGTATCTGAGAGAGCATATTCCGCAGGCATTTTCAGAAATCCCCGATACAACGTCGTATGAAGCGGGTTACCTGGTTTCGAAAAATGCCGGATGGCGCAGTGTTCGTCCCGTCATTGACACAGACCGATGCGTCGGCTGCCTGCAGTGCTATCTTCACTGTCCTGACGGCGTCATTTTCAGGAAGGATGGCAAGGTAGCCATTGACTATGATTTCTGCAAGGGCTGCGGCATCTGTCTGAAGGAATGCCGGCCGGGGGCAATCAGGATGGAGGCGGAAAAATAATGGCAAAGAAGTTTCTTTCCGGCAACGAGGCCTTCGCCGAAGGCGTCCGGCTCGCCCGGCCCCAGGTCATCTCCGCCTACCCCATCACACCCCAGACCATTGTCGTGGAAAAGCTCTCGGAAATGGTGGAGGACGGCAGCCTGAAGTCTGAGTTCATCCACGTGGAATCAGAGCATTCAGCCCTGTCCTGTGCCATGGGTGCCTCATCGGTCGGCGCCCGGGCATTTACCGCCACCTCGTCCCAGGGTCTGCTGTATATGGCGGAATGCCTGACCTACGCGTCCGGCGGCCGCTTCCCGATCCTGATGATGAACGCCAACCGGTCCACGGCCCTTCCCTGGAACATCTACGGCGATCAGCGGGATTCCATTTCCCTCCTGGACAGCGGATGGATTCAGGCTTACGCGGAGAATGCGCAGGAAGCGCTGGATCTGGCGCTGCTGGGCTATTACATTGCGGAAAAGAAAGAAGTATCCACCCCGTATATGGCCAATCTGGACGGCTTTGTCCTTACGCACACCTATGAGGTGGTGGATGTGCCGACCCGGGAGCAGGCGGATGCCTTCCTGCCTCCTTTTGAAACGGATAACCGCCTGGATCTGGAGCATCCGCGCAATCTTGGATTCTCCGCCGGTCCGGACTAT is a genomic window containing:
- a CDS encoding LysR family transcriptional regulator: MTIQQLKYVIAISEAGSYNKAADLLYLSQPTLTNSVRELEKDLGITIFNRGGRGVSLTNDGVEFVHYAKQVAQQYERLLEKYGKDGKLKKKFGISAQHYSFAVKSFVEMVKEFDTEEYEFAIRETKTSEVIDDVSTGRSEIGILYLSDFNRKAIQKILRTNSLEFHHLIDCNAYVYLWKGHPLAGRKSIRFGDLVDYPCLSFEQGANGSFYYAEEILSTNEYPRTIKVNDRATMLNLMVGLNGYTLCSGIICEELNGSDHIAVPFETDGDPAGSRMEIGFIVKENMILSRMGQLYIEKLRKYLENKSQSEKQHK
- a CDS encoding ABC transporter substrate-binding protein is translated as MKKIVAIAALLALVLTLAVPAGAENAAVEKADFGLGYLNSTAHLLGFIAKEEGYFEEEGLNVTLTQFSSASELATGLISGKLDVAFIGSVPILSFQSQGQDLSIFGGAMTNGHGYVIKPEYTEGLEDWDVSILKDRNVASVKNSVQDAELQILLKNAGIEIGEGEGQVHIIYFDSQKDAFNALQNGSIDAASVYSPYASLAKGLGYEIVYRCSEEEALKNQPCCRQVAPTAALADYPNAYNAFERALIKAYKFSQDHQDESIRDIKQYIDIDEDYIRTEVYGGYGTSVPDPDKQGTVALKASIVELGYIQDYDIDPLYNTAVYDKALASILAEFPDDPVYQSLKEHFDLYE
- a CDS encoding 4Fe-4S binding protein, translating into MKPYLREHIPQAFSEIPDTTSYEAGYLVSKNAGWRSVRPVIDTDRCVGCLQCYLHCPDGVIFRKDGKVAIDYDFCKGCGICLKECRPGAIRMEAEK
- the porA gene encoding pyruvate ferredoxin oxidoreductase: MMAKKFLSGNEAFAEGVRLARPQVISAYPITPQTIVVEKLSEMVEDGSLKSEFIHVESEHSALSCAMGASSVGARAFTATSSQGLLYMAECLTYASGGRFPILMMNANRSTALPWNIYGDQRDSISLLDSGWIQAYAENAQEALDLALLGYYIAEKKEVSTPYMANLDGFVLTHTYEVVDVPTREQADAFLPPFETDNRLDLEHPRNLGFSAGPDYNTQFKMKEHAGLLKVREVVAEAEDRFAAIFGRQYTGLTESYRTEDADYILITLGSIAGLVRETVDALRANGKKVGLLRLRYLRPFPNQEIASAAANAKALAVLEKDISFGNEGTVYTNVVSALHKAGIAIPTANYVGGLGGKNISAEDIRQIFEDLSQGQQGLHFVGTGGEAD
- a CDS encoding 2-oxoacid:acceptor oxidoreductase family protein yields the protein MTEILWHGRGGQGAFTAARLLGAAYVAESDGFYALAFPSFGPERRGAPIRAFTKLSDSPVGDRSQVVRADYSIYLDDTLFTDAAFDELKENGKIILNTRRKVDDERVITLDGTAIAQEILHMPITNTIMLGAFAAVSGIVSAGAVEQAIQENMPEKLQIRNIAAINAAIREVAG
- a CDS encoding ABC transporter permease subunit — its product is MSLGKRFLRVTNLLFLILVAVQFLPDRTAKPAECLNVLWFAIGLEILVLIVSALIKKPEGLALFLDIIGFVYVFLILWTLASAKLMWLKETLFPPPGRVFAQFITDFPKIMVNIQSSLSIIIQGYLLAALVSIPLGLLLGWKARVGNAATYISKFLSAIPPIVYIPYGIALLPTFRSVSVMVIFLATFWPVLASTMSGVLNVEQKIIDSARVLNVNPFTMLFSVILPASLPQIFIGCNQGLTVSFILLTSAEMIGARDGLGYYVKNYSDFGDYTRTILGIIVIGIVVVAISFLFNKLQQHLLRWKK
- a CDS encoding ABC transporter ATP-binding protein; amino-acid sequence: MSKIEISHLSVDYTEKNKHFTALNDVSFSVENGEFVSVIGSSGCGKSTLLSILEGIRHPSEGSILIDGEPVRGTGNDRGVVFQNYSLFPWMTARKNVAFGVKQARPKLSKAERFRVADEFLDRVGLDAFKGKYPSQLSGGMQQRVAIARALAMDTDILLMDEPFGAIDAKNRTILQELLLKLWEGDGKTAKKTVLFVTHDIDEAILLSDRIVMMSASPGRVYKEIIVPFSRPRNRSELVQTPEYSAFRNRLLSLFYGDIGDKIGGDEVVL